The genome window CCCCCCCCCCCCGCCCCCCCCCCCCCCCCCCCCCCCCCCCCCCCGCCCCGCCCCCCCCCCCCCCCCCCCCGATAAGGACAAAATGAAATAGCCCTCGGCCATTGTGCCCGGCAAACATTCTTAAAATACTCGAAAATTCCCTAAGGCTATTCATCATGATCCCTTCTGCCAGAAAATTCTTGAGAAGAAATTGCCTTCCTTAAATCATAAAAAGTTACACTATGTAGTTATGTTTCACTTAAATTAGCATATTTTTGTATAGATGTAAACCGTCTGACTGGGTTCTATACATATGCAACCTCTCTAGATGATAGTTAAAATATCAACTATTTTAATCTATCGATGTTGCATATGTATCTGAACTTATTCACTACCCAATGGTATTGAATTTGAAAAAATTTTAGAGTAAGGATATATTGTGAAATTAAAAAGTGTATCCAATGTGGGTTAAATAAAAAAAATGCCCAACTAGCAGGCATTTTATCTCAAAAGCACTGGTGGGGCCAGTAGGACTATCTTCAAACCCATCCGAGAATATATTACCAAAAATCCGGTAGATGAGAAAGTGTTGGATTTGTTGCTTGAAGTGGCGTAATAACAAGAATTTGAAAAACTTTGAAGTATCTGGCTAACGACTGCGTGAGCGGCGAGAGGATTGGCTGCACTTAACTTGCTGTTAAATTGAAACTTTGAGAGAACACAAAACTGGCCAAGAAGTCGGAGCCCTCTCGTCTGCTCCACGTAATGTTAGGCCTGTTCCACCAACAATTAGTTCGTGCAATACGGCTCCGACTAATTTAATTATTCATTGCAGCAGTAAGTATGTTTTTAACGCTTTTAGAAAACTTATGAACATCATATGGTAGTGATGGTACCTTCCCGAATGTTTGCTTATTCTTTAGGTCTGCAATAAGTATGTTGCCGCCGCCGCCTGTCTGGATCTTGCCGATAGTGATATTGTATTCCCGCAGAACCTTGGAACCATCCACCACGCCCCAACCGCTTGCTTTCAGCTTTGGGTCAATAAGTTCCGCTCTGGTTTCCGCTTCGTTCATGATTTGTAATCTCCAATTTTCCAAACGCCTTTTTCAAGAAAAGCTTCTATGGTTTGGCGATTTGCCTTATTTATCAAATTAGAGTGTGATACCTTATTCTTTTTCGCGTATTCAGCAAGCGTCATGATGTGTGTGCCTTCCAGATACGCAAGTCTCTTGTGATAACTGTTTGTAAGCGCTTTGCCGACTATTTCCTCCATGATTTTGGCAGTGCCTTTTTCGTCAAATTCCTTAAACGCTTCGTAATACATCTTTCTATCGATGAATTTAATATTCACCGGCACAAAACCTTCTCGTATAAGCAGATAATTATTTATTACTCTTCCGATACGGCCATTACCATCAACAAACGGGTGGGTGTGTTCAAAAGTAAGATGCAGCAGCGCGATACGTTTTATAATATTTTCGTGACTGTTCGCGTTATAACCTGCAAGCATTTTATCCAATCTTTCTACTACTTCTTTTGGGTCCGGCGCTATGTGATTCGCAACCCTGACCCACTCACCGTCCTTACGAAATCTGCCGGCTATATCATCACGGATATTCGCTATAAGCATTTTGTGAAGCGACAGAATAACCTCAAGGGTAAGCTCTTGTTCTTTGGCTTTTGTATTGATATAAGAAACTACCTGCGCGAGGTTTTTTGCTTCAAAAATTTCTCTTTCAGTTATATACCTGTCTAAATCTATTTGCAAAAGGATTTTCTCTGTTTCTTCAAGAGTAAGAGTGCTGTTCTCGATAGCGTTGGAGTTATAGACCTGCTCGGCAACCTCCGCTTCACTCAATAATTTTATAAGCGATTGCTTACCGACAGACGCAATATAATACCGCTCTCTCAAACGATTGATTGAATTAAAAACATGTAATATTTTTGCCACAGTTACAGTATAAACTCTTTCACGCTTTTGTCAACATAATCGTGAAAAATTGCAATAAAAATAGCAGATTTCACGGTTTTGAACTACAATTTCCCCTCAAATGCCTTTTGTAGCGCCGATTTTTTCAGTTCGTCCAGATCATTCAGCTTTTGCTGGTAGATGGCTTCAAGCTCCTTAGTTTCGGCGGAAAGCGCATCGAGTTTGGCGACAATTGTTTGTTGTTCTTTTTCAGAGGTAGAGCAACTAATTGTTAGCTTTTCCCACTTTCCTTTATTGATAATTGGAATGTATCATGAACAGGCATTTTTCTTCAAAATATGCTGGTAGGGGCTACTGGGCTATCTTCGAACTTTTAAGCAAGCACATTTCCAATAATCCGATAGATGAGAAAGTGTTAGATTTGTTGCTTGAAGTGGCCTGACGCTACGGGTGACCGGCGGTGGAATGGTAGAGCGAAGCAGAGCGGTTTTTACCGTCCGTGTTCACCCGATTGTTCGGTTCCTATATCCTCACTGATTCGTAGTCTGTTGCACCCAGATCCCTGTCCATCAGGAACAGGAAATGGTGAGTATGGCCAGATATCTGCTTCGCCAAATTCCCGAGTCCACCAATCGTAAACAGCCGACTTAGCGAACGCGCGAGTCGTTCGCAATGGACTGTCAGTTCTCTATTGATCTGACAATGAATCGCATGGCTCTGCTTTGGGTCAGCGATGCACTCCATCCAAGCGGGATCATCTTGCAGGACTTCCATCTCGAGTCTCTGCCACTCATCGTCTGGAGA of Candidatus Oleimmundimicrobium sp. contains these proteins:
- a CDS encoding Fic family protein, whose product is MAKILHVFNSINRLRERYYIASVGKQSLIKLLSEAEVAEQVYNSNAIENSTLTLEETEKILLQIDLDRYITEREIFEAKNLAQVVSYINTKAKEQELTLEVILSLHKMLIANIRDDIAGRFRKDGEWVRVANHIAPDPKEVVERLDKMLAGYNANSHENIIKRIALLHLTFEHTHPFVDGNGRIGRVINNYLLIREGFVPVNIKFIDRKMYYEAFKEFDEKGTAKIMEEIVGKALTNSYHKRLAYLEGTHIMTLAEYAKKNKVSHSNLINKANRQTIEAFLEKGVWKIGDYKS